In Actinomycetota bacterium, the genomic window AGACCCGGGCGGTGCGCAACAAGGCCCAGGTGCACGTGTTCGCCGCGCTGAAGGAGATACGCACCGCGCTTCCCTTCCCGGTCCTGGGGATCGACTCGGATAACGGCAGCGAATTCATCAATCACGAGCTTCACCGCTACTGCGAGCAGAAGCGGATCACCTTCACCCGCTCAAGGGCCTACAAGAAGAACGACGGCTGCTACGTGGAACAGAAGAACTGGTCGGTGGTCAGACGCAACGTCGGCTACGCGCGCTTCGACACCCCCGGGGAACTCGCATGCCTGAACGAGATCTACGCGGCGCTTCGGGAACACACGAACTTCTTCATGCCGAGCGCCAAACTCGTGTCCAAGACCCGAGACGGCGCGAAGGTGAGCAAGCGCTACGACACCCCGATGACGCCATATGCCCGCGTACTCGCCTCCGCGCACGTCACCGAGGCGGCCAAACGCCGGTTGACGCGGCACTACGAGAGGCTCAACCCTGTGGCACTCAAGCGACGGATCGCCGAGCTGCAGAAGCGTCTGTACGAACTCGTCTCGCTCAAGGAATCGATCAGGAGAAGGGAGGTGCAGGCGCCCGATCTCGACGACATCTATGATGAGTCAACGAATGTGGCGTTCGACGACATTCTTACGTGAGGCAACGGGACGCGCGGACCACGGCGGCCGTGCGCGCGTCGCGGCGGGGACAGGCACTCACGTCCACAGCAGCGCAAACGCGCCGAAGGGGAATGTTAGGATGAAGAAGGAGGGGCTGCCCGGAGGGGGTCACACTGCGACCCGGGCGGCGTCTGAAGCTGTCGGCCCCCCACACCATGCCACGACTGATCCTCGTTTCGAACAGGCTCCCGGTCACCGTGGAGCGCCGCAAGGGTGAGCTGTCCTTCAAAGGCAGCGTCGGCGGCGTAGCCACCGGCCTGGGCTCGTACCACAACACGCACGAGAGCCTGTGGGTCGGCTGGGCCGATATCGCATCGGGTCGTCTCGATGCCGAGGACCGCGAGATCGTCCGCACCCGCCTGCGCGAGGAGCACTCGTGCGTGCCGGTGTTCCTCACCGCCGATGATGTCCGCGGCTACTATCACGGCTTCTCCAACCGCACCCTGTGGCCGCTCTTGCACCACTTCGCGCAGTACGCCGAGTTCGACCCGCGCATGTGGCAGGCGTACGAGCGCGTGAACCGCAAGTTCCGCGACGCCGTGCTCGAGATCACGAAGCCAGGCGACATCATCTGGGTCCAGGACTACCAGCTCATGCTCCTGCCGAAGATGCTCCGCGACGAGTTGCCTGAAGCCACCATTGGCTTCTTCATGCATATACCGTTTCCGTCGTTCGAGGTCTTCCGCATGCTCCCGTGGCGCCGCGAACTGCTCGAAGGGCTCCTCGGCGCGGATCTCGTCGGGTTCCATACCTACGACTACGTGCGCCATTTCCTTGGCAGTGCGAGGCGCCTGCTTGGCACGGAGGATCAGTACGGCCGGGTGAGCGTGGACGAACGGCTCGTGCTCGTGGACGCATTCCCGATGGGCATCGACTACGACCGCTACGCCGACGGCGTGGCCAGCAAGCGCGCTCAGCGCGAGATTGAGACGATTCGCACCCGGACGCAGAACCGTAAGCTAGTGCTCTCGGTCGACCGCCTCGACTACACGAAAGGCATCCCGGAACGCCTCCGGACGTTCGAGGCGTTGCTCGACCGGCACCCGTCGTGGCGCGGCCGGGTCTCGCTCATGCTCGTCGCTGTTCCCTCGCGCACGCGCGTGGAGCAGTATCGCGAACTCAAACGCGAGGTCGACGAGCTGGTCGGGTCGATCAACGGCGCTTACTCGACGCTCGAATGGACGCCCGTCCGCTACCACTACCGCTCACTGCCGTTCCACATGCTCGTTGGCACGTACGGCGCGGCCGACGTCGCGCTCGTCACCCCACTCCGCGACGGGATGAACCTCATCGCCAAGGAATACGTGGCGACCTGTATCGACGGCATCGGTGTACTCGTGCTCTCGGAGATGGCGGGAGCGGCCAAGGAACTCGCCGAGGCGGTGCTCGTGAACCCGAACGACCGCGACGCGATGGTCGAAGCACTGCTTGAGGCACTCACGATGGCCCCCGACGAGCAGCGCGCCCGCAACGAAGCCATGCAGCGCCGACTTCGTCGCTACACCGTGCAACGCTGGGCCGAGGACTTCCTTGGCAGACTGCAAGAGATCAAGCTCACGCAGGTCGGCTTCGGGGCGCACCTGCTCGACGAATGGGCAACCGAGCGCATGCTCACGGAGTTCCGCGACGCATCCCGACGCCTGCTTCTGCTTGACTACGACGGCACGCTCGTAGGGTTCTCGAAGCGCCCGGAAGACGCGCGCCCGCCGACCGAGGTGCTGGAGCTTCTCGCCGGACTGGCTGCCGACCCTCGCAATGAGGTTGTCGTGATCTCCGGCCGTGATCGCGAAACGCTCGACGACTGGCTAGGAGATCTGCACGTAGACCTCGTCGCCGAGCACGGCGTGTGGATCAAGGGTCGCCGCGGCGAGTGGGTGACGATCGAGCCGATGAACGCGGACTGGAAGGACCGGGTGCGCCCGGTGCTCGAGATGTATGTGGACCGCACGCCGGGGACCTTCGTGGAAGAGAAGGACTTCTCGCTGGTGTGGCATTTCCGCGCGGTCGATCGCGGTCTCGGCGAGACGCGCGTCCGCGAGCTCAAGGAAGAGCTGGTGAGCGTCGTGGGTGACTACGGGCTCGCCGCCATGGAGGGCAACAAGGTTCTCGAAGTGAAGGCGGCCGGGGTCAACAAAGGGCGCGCTGCGCACCGCTGGATGTGCCGCGAGGATGCTTGCTTCACCGTTGTCTTCGGCGATGACCGCACCGACGAGGACGTGTTCGAGGTGGCCGCCGACATGAAATGGACCGTGAAGGTGGGGACCGGCCCCACGCGCGCGCACTGGTCGGTGCGCTCGTATCGCGATGTACGTGAGTTGCTCGCGCGGATGCTGAAGGGTGATGCGAAATGAAGCGATTGGAAGACTACCGGGGCATCGTCGACGACAAGATCCTCGCGGACCTGTACCGCCGCGCGTCGCGGCTGTACGAGCGTCACGTGGTGCACGTGAACTCCACCGCGGCAGGCGGAGGCGTAGCCGAGATACTCTACTCGCTCGTCCCGCTCACCAACGACGCAGGCGTGAACGCTGGCTGGCGCGTGCTCGTGGGAGGCACCGACTTCTTCAACGTCACAAAGGCATTCCACAACGGGCTGCAGAGCGAGCAGATCGACCTGACCGATGAGAAGAAGCGCATCTACATCCAGACCAACGAGGCGTTCTCCCAGTACTCGCACATCAACAAGCACGACGCGGTCATGATCCACGACCCGCAGCCGTTGCCGATCATCAAGTTCTACAAGAAGCGCCAGCCCTGGGTCTGGCGCTGCCACATCGACCTCTCAGAGCCCGACCCCACGCTGTGGGAGTTCCTCAAGGGCTACATCCTGCGCTACGACCTCGTGATCGTGAGCCACGAGGACTACAAGCGGCCCGACCTCCCGGTCGAGCAGCGCATCATCAACCCGGCGATCGATCCGCTCAACCTGAAGAACATCGAGCTACCGCAGGAGACGATCGACAAGTACCTGGATCGCCACGGAATCCCGCGCGACAAGCCGCTGATCACGCAGGTCTCGCGATTCGACAAGTGGAAGGACCCCGAAGGCGTGCTCAGCGTGTTCGAACTCGTGCGCAAGGAGGTCGACTGCCGGCTCGTGCTCGCGGGCAACGTGGCGACCGACGATCCCGAGGGCTTCGAGATGTTCGAG contains:
- a CDS encoding transposase family protein, whose amino-acid sequence is MTRRLAEGYRRAGKQEKGEILDTLCSITGYSRDHAARLLREGPPPRRQPRKRRSRTRTYDADVLFALRRIWATLDGLCGKRLHAALPEMVPAMERCGEFTVSREVREKLLRVSAATIDRLLAPDRAKLALKGRTGTKPGTLLKHQIPIKTFADWDDAVPGFVEIDLVGHEGGVLRGEYCQTLDVTDVATGWTETRAVRNKAQVHVFAALKEIRTALPFPVLGIDSDNGSEFINHELHRYCEQKRITFTRSRAYKKNDGCYVEQKNWSVVRRNVGYARFDTPGELACLNEIYAALREHTNFFMPSAKLVSKTRDGAKVSKRYDTPMTPYARVLASAHVTEAAKRRLTRHYERLNPVALKRRIAELQKRLYELVSLKESIRRREVQAPDLDDIYDESTNVAFDDILT
- a CDS encoding bifunctional alpha,alpha-trehalose-phosphate synthase (UDP-forming)/trehalose-phosphatase translates to MPRLILVSNRLPVTVERRKGELSFKGSVGGVATGLGSYHNTHESLWVGWADIASGRLDAEDREIVRTRLREEHSCVPVFLTADDVRGYYHGFSNRTLWPLLHHFAQYAEFDPRMWQAYERVNRKFRDAVLEITKPGDIIWVQDYQLMLLPKMLRDELPEATIGFFMHIPFPSFEVFRMLPWRRELLEGLLGADLVGFHTYDYVRHFLGSARRLLGTEDQYGRVSVDERLVLVDAFPMGIDYDRYADGVASKRAQREIETIRTRTQNRKLVLSVDRLDYTKGIPERLRTFEALLDRHPSWRGRVSLMLVAVPSRTRVEQYRELKREVDELVGSINGAYSTLEWTPVRYHYRSLPFHMLVGTYGAADVALVTPLRDGMNLIAKEYVATCIDGIGVLVLSEMAGAAKELAEAVLVNPNDRDAMVEALLEALTMAPDEQRARNEAMQRRLRRYTVQRWAEDFLGRLQEIKLTQVGFGAHLLDEWATERMLTEFRDASRRLLLLDYDGTLVGFSKRPEDARPPTEVLELLAGLAADPRNEVVVISGRDRETLDDWLGDLHVDLVAEHGVWIKGRRGEWVTIEPMNADWKDRVRPVLEMYVDRTPGTFVEEKDFSLVWHFRAVDRGLGETRVRELKEELVSVVGDYGLAAMEGNKVLEVKAAGVNKGRAAHRWMCREDACFTVVFGDDRTDEDVFEVAADMKWTVKVGTGPTRAHWSVRSYRDVRELLARMLKGDAK
- a CDS encoding glycosyltransferase, coding for MKRLEDYRGIVDDKILADLYRRASRLYERHVVHVNSTAAGGGVAEILYSLVPLTNDAGVNAGWRVLVGGTDFFNVTKAFHNGLQSEQIDLTDEKKRIYIQTNEAFSQYSHINKHDAVMIHDPQPLPIIKFYKKRQPWVWRCHIDLSEPDPTLWEFLKGYILRYDLVIVSHEDYKRPDLPVEQRIINPAIDPLNLKNIELPQETIDKYLDRHGIPRDKPLITQVSRFDKWKDPEGVLSVFELVRKEVDCRLVLAGNVATDDPEGFEMFERVRDRAQDLIDSGDVILLMGASDVEINALQRSSTVVMQKSLREGFGLTVSEAMWKGTPVVASAVGGIPLQVIDGQTGFLVDPTDIDGCAGRVAEILENRALAKQMAARGVEHIREHFLVTRLLGHDLSLFAELLGH